In Acidianus brierleyi, one genomic interval encodes:
- a CDS encoding FkbM family methyltransferase, protein MRKHFCRISILYDTHFIDYNLEGKNVIHAGAYVGETALYYAKKGAYVYAFEPQLDCYNMAMQNLRLNHELSSRIVLKNWAIGEDGEIEFPQTKCNGGISAYDNYKEKVKVRSVSISTILDEFNIANPDILDLDIKGAEFQVINDKAIQKFQTVRIEYLTVINGKRIGDLNYLIEKLEAYGFTKIRIYKHNELPLNISVNGTILASK, encoded by the coding sequence TTGCGGAAACATTTCTGTAGGATATCCATTTTATATGATACTCATTTTATAGATTATAATTTAGAAGGTAAAAACGTAATACATGCTGGAGCATATGTGGGCGAGACTGCATTATATTATGCTAAAAAAGGTGCTTACGTATACGCTTTTGAACCTCAGCTAGACTGTTATAATATGGCTATGCAAAATCTTAGATTAAACCATGAATTATCTAGTCGAATAGTATTAAAAAATTGGGCTATAGGAGAAGATGGTGAAATAGAATTTCCACAAACAAAATGTAATGGAGGTATATCTGCTTATGATAATTACAAGGAGAAGGTAAAGGTAAGAAGTGTAAGCATTTCTACGATTTTAGATGAGTTTAACATTGCCAATCCAGATATATTAGATTTAGATATAAAAGGGGCAGAATTCCAAGTTATTAACGATAAAGCTATACAAAAATTTCAGACTGTTAGAATAGAATATCTTACAGTAATCAACGGTAAGAGGATTGGGGATTTAAATTATTTGATTGAGAAACTTGAGGCTTATGGATTTACCAAAATTAGAATTTATAAGCATAATGAGTTGCCGTTAAATATTTCAGTTAATGGTACAATTCTTGCATCAAAATAA
- a CDS encoding glycosyltransferase family 2 protein, protein MVKVSVAIPTYNRKEKLRRLLNSLKESTFKDFEVIVVDDASTDGTEEMIKNEFHYVKYIRHEKPTLVAKSRNDAIEASEGDYIFFIDDDNVVERDTIEKFLNYIEKHEEVGTIAPVTCYYSSPDKVMYAGAVFSKFMRRTISLYSGFPCKSLEGKVIEVDIFANSYMFRKEAIKKAGLIPWRRIPWNGEDGYLQYKIKKLGYKNATLGSARVYHDVDIKEGVRRYNEMRLYYAIKSKIVFHRDLDPLPKKATFFMSLPIYLTYWIYVANKAGRGIRGVKAVVQGMVDGLFNVEKNRYI, encoded by the coding sequence ATGGTAAAAGTAAGTGTTGCAATTCCTACGTACAATAGGAAGGAAAAACTCAGAAGGCTATTAAACTCACTTAAAGAATCTACCTTTAAGGATTTTGAAGTTATAGTTGTGGACGACGCTTCTACTGACGGTACTGAGGAAATGATAAAAAATGAATTCCATTACGTAAAATACATTAGACATGAGAAACCTACGTTAGTAGCTAAGTCCAGAAATGACGCTATAGAAGCTTCTGAAGGGGATTACATATTCTTTATAGACGATGATAATGTAGTAGAAAGAGATACAATTGAAAAGTTTTTAAATTATATTGAAAAGCATGAGGAAGTTGGAACGATAGCCCCAGTCACTTGCTATTACTCGTCTCCAGATAAGGTTATGTATGCTGGCGCAGTCTTCTCTAAGTTTATGAGAAGGACAATTTCCTTATATTCTGGCTTCCCTTGCAAGAGCTTAGAGGGGAAAGTGATAGAAGTAGATATATTTGCTAACAGTTACATGTTTAGAAAGGAAGCAATAAAGAAAGCCGGTTTAATTCCGTGGAGGAGAATACCTTGGAATGGGGAGGATGGGTATTTACAATATAAGATAAAGAAACTAGGATACAAGAACGCGACTTTAGGATCTGCAAGGGTTTATCATGACGTGGATATAAAGGAGGGGGTTAGAAGGTATAATGAGATGAGATTGTATTATGCAATTAAATCAAAAATAGTTTTTCACAGAGATCTTGATCCTTTACCCAAAAAGGCGACTTTCTTCATGTCTCTTCCAATCTATTTAACGTATTGGATATACGTCGCAAACAAAGCAGGAAGAGGAATAAGAGGAGTTAAGGCAGTAGTGCAGGGTATGGTTGATGGGCTCTTTAACGTCGAGAAAAATAGGTATATCTAA
- a CDS encoding SAM-dependent methyltransferase, translated as MSLFRYGGLRIEIPIGYEYVYYSTFIVGEYDFLRFKKEDTVLDAGAFIGDFTVKIARKVKEVVAVEPLP; from the coding sequence GTGAGTTTATTCCGTTACGGAGGTTTAAGGATAGAGATACCTATAGGATACGAGTACGTTTATTACTCAACGTTCATAGTAGGTGAGTACGATTTCTTAAGGTTCAAGAAAGAAGACACTGTACTAGATGCCGGAGCTTTTATAGGCGATTTTACAGTGAAAATTGCTAGGAAAGTTAAGGAAGTAGTAGCTGTAGAGCCGTTACCTTGA
- a CDS encoding glycosyltransferase family 4 protein, with translation MAVEVVFFNIPHLSVGRGGEVWESQVIEYLNRSSEFKAKLITTNCCHIKDVVTSFEYKVIPLKKYFGLHLFNYIDIKNDLEEAEIVYYFNSFIGSQLPILKNIKNINKIIFGYHAKNDWNYIQRVYYRLLSYKIRNIGYHHVLTRFYYEILIKRGFNNVFIIPNFVDLSEFKRVEKDKNLIVALGAVTREKGINTLLNIAKVKKDLTIYITGNKPSMKLPKNLKYLGKLNREEYTKLLAKSSICILPTYGETFSITFLECLASGNLVLARDLPVLREISGGIESVDFASSDNEFIIKLENLMNILDNMYKFDILSNKSIERAKLFDKNIILEKFKNKLLEIAKE, from the coding sequence ATGGCAGTAGAGGTAGTATTCTTTAATATTCCTCATTTAAGTGTGGGAAGAGGAGGAGAGGTATGGGAATCTCAAGTTATTGAATACTTAAATAGAAGTAGTGAATTTAAGGCAAAACTTATAACCACAAATTGTTGTCACATAAAAGACGTAGTAACAAGTTTCGAATATAAAGTTATACCCTTAAAAAAATATTTTGGTTTACATTTATTTAACTATATCGATATAAAAAATGATCTTGAAGAAGCTGAGATAGTTTACTATTTTAATTCATTTATTGGTAGTCAATTGCCTATTCTTAAGAATATCAAGAATATTAACAAAATCATATTTGGTTATCATGCGAAAAACGATTGGAACTATATTCAACGCGTTTATTATAGACTTCTAAGCTATAAAATAAGAAATATTGGTTATCACCACGTACTTACAAGATTTTATTACGAAATACTCATAAAGAGAGGATTCAATAACGTGTTCATAATACCTAATTTCGTAGATTTAAGTGAGTTCAAAAGAGTTGAAAAAGACAAAAATTTAATTGTAGCGCTTGGTGCAGTAACCAGGGAAAAAGGTATAAACACATTATTAAATATTGCCAAAGTAAAAAAGGATTTAACGATATATATTACTGGAAATAAACCATCTATGAAGTTACCTAAAAATTTGAAATATCTAGGCAAGTTAAATAGAGAAGAATATACTAAACTCTTGGCAAAATCTTCAATTTGCATCTTACCTACGTACGGGGAAACGTTTTCGATAACATTTCTGGAATGTCTTGCGTCAGGTAATTTGGTACTAGCAAGAGATTTACCAGTTCTAAGAGAGATTTCTGGAGGTATAGAAAGCGTTGATTTTGCCTCTAGTGATAATGAATTTATTATAAAACTTGAGAATCTTATGAACATATTAGATAATATGTATAAGTTCGACATTCTTTCAAATAAATCTATAGAGAGAGCTAAATTATTTGATAAAAATATAATTTTAGAAAAGTTTAAAAATAAATTGCTCGAAATCGCTAAGGAATAA
- a CDS encoding glycosyltransferase family 2 protein, with protein sequence MDVNKISVIITAHNRKKYILEALSSVINNNLSKDKLEIIIVKNYKDSVIDSEIERLSKQYNIISIIENDFRLGAKISKGVKSSSGDVITFLEDDDIYLPARLSNIFQIFEKDSNIIFYHNMFEIVGDKKINEIVSDYRHNIILACNDKRKIWKQIAKTEAKFNLSSMAIRASVLRSWMDLISRINLAVDNTLFYISLTEKGYLVIDPRIFTKFRVSDKKDCTKNEKELYPFVQSMTKKFY encoded by the coding sequence ATGGATGTTAATAAAATTTCCGTAATAATTACAGCACATAATAGGAAAAAATATATTCTAGAAGCTTTAAGCTCAGTTATAAATAATAATTTATCGAAAGATAAATTAGAAATAATAATAGTAAAAAATTATAAAGATAGCGTTATAGATTCTGAAATTGAGAGGCTTTCTAAACAATACAATATAATTTCAATAATAGAGAATGATTTTAGATTAGGGGCGAAAATATCTAAAGGAGTTAAAAGCAGTTCGGGTGACGTTATAACTTTTCTTGAGGATGACGACATATATTTGCCCGCTAGGCTTTCTAATATTTTTCAGATATTTGAAAAAGATAGCAATATAATTTTTTATCATAATATGTTTGAAATTGTTGGTGATAAAAAAATAAATGAGATTGTTTCTGACTATAGGCATAATATAATATTAGCTTGTAATGATAAGCGAAAGATATGGAAGCAAATAGCTAAGACAGAAGCTAAGTTTAATCTTTCATCAATGGCGATAAGAGCTAGTGTATTAAGATCATGGATGGATTTAATTTCTAGAATTAATCTTGCAGTAGATAATACGTTATTTTACATTTCATTAACCGAAAAGGGATACCTAGTGATAGATCCTAGAATATTTACTAAGTTTAGAGTATCTGACAAAAAAGATTGTACTAAAAACGAGAAAGAGCTCTATCCTTTTGTGCAATCTATGACCAAGAAATTCTACTAA
- a CDS encoding FkbM family methyltransferase, whose protein sequence is MKRSMGLISKLGNSMRFTRLLLRFVNNWFDILYLTVTNKRVNTLEVELKDNHKIFLRSVYDLYVLLNFLERGWKVKEAYENNIILCKEICLNIRTTKGADIIHLDEIYERKIYGKSFRGVIIDVGASNADSSIFFAINGAEKVIALEPFPESYELGKYNIKINNLENKVFLLPYALANYEGYTEFIISSDKPNVNTANPSPYIIGSGMKFEQKIKVPTISLISIIKKYNIDTIFLFKMDCEGCEYTVLRDLPADILNRIENIILEFHDYPKDLPDILRKSGFNVDYEDKPIGILKAYKNDKLIIQFS, encoded by the coding sequence ATGAAAAGATCAATGGGATTAATTAGCAAACTAGGCAATTCTATGAGGTTTACGCGATTATTATTACGATTTGTTAACAATTGGTTTGATATTTTGTATCTTACAGTGACCAATAAAAGAGTTAATACTCTAGAAGTCGAGCTGAAAGACAATCATAAGATATTTTTAAGGAGTGTTTACGATCTATATGTTCTTCTTAACTTTTTAGAAAGAGGATGGAAAGTTAAGGAAGCATATGAGAATAACATTATTTTATGTAAAGAAATATGTTTAAATATCAGAACTACGAAAGGAGCGGATATTATACATTTAGACGAAATATATGAACGGAAGATCTACGGCAAATCATTTAGAGGAGTTATTATAGATGTAGGTGCTTCTAATGCAGACTCTTCTATTTTTTTCGCAATTAACGGGGCAGAAAAAGTTATTGCACTAGAACCTTTTCCCGAGTCTTATGAACTTGGAAAATACAATATAAAAATTAATAATCTAGAAAATAAGGTATTTTTATTACCTTATGCATTAGCTAATTATGAGGGATATACAGAATTTATTATTTCTTCAGACAAACCTAATGTAAATACTGCCAACCCTTCTCCTTACATTATTGGATCTGGAATGAAATTTGAGCAAAAGATTAAAGTGCCTACAATATCTCTTATATCTATAATTAAAAAATATAATATTGATACTATATTCTTATTTAAGATGGACTGCGAAGGATGCGAATACACCGTGTTAAGAGATCTTCCCGCAGACATATTAAATAGGATAGAAAATATAATCTTAGAGTTTCATGATTACCCTAAGGATCTTCCAGACATTTTGAGAAAATCAGGGTTTAATGTAGACTATGAGGATAAACCTATAGGGATTTTAAAGGCATACAAAAATGATAAACTTATTATTCAATTTAGCTAA
- a CDS encoding HEPN domain-containing protein — protein sequence MTNAYVSCADLLLEEAKRDLEASRLLYAGKYIEQSLFYLQQATEKAHKTFRCAMQYLFQSVPEKIGECMESKLTQSSPYYPLVYTVTYYIKQLKIDDIEKFLKEKYSHDTISGFFEEFEEFDKEFKFLKKY from the coding sequence ATGACCAACGCTTACGTTTCTTGTGCTGACTTGCTTTTAGAGGAGGCTAAAAGAGATCTGGAAGCTTCAAGATTACTTTATGCTGGGAAATATATAGAACAATCCTTATTTTACTTACAGCAAGCTACTGAGAAAGCTCATAAAACTTTCAGATGTGCTATGCAATATTTATTTCAAAGCGTTCCTGAAAAGATAGGAGAGTGCATGGAAAGTAAGCTAACTCAATCATCTCCCTACTATCCCTTAGTATATACCGTAACTTATTACATTAAGCAGCTGAAGATTGACGATATTGAAAAGTTTTTAAAAGAAAAATATTCTCATGACACAATAAGTGGATTTTTTGAAGAATTTGAAGAGTTTGATAAGGAGTTTAAGTTTTTAAAAAAATATTAA
- a CDS encoding class I SAM-dependent methyltransferase, which produces MDESFRDFYSRERRVYEGTLEEELGIRKFEIENKRMLYYIMRELKLLFPSGINNVLDVGGGIGATLYSISQYVKISNAYSVDLYIPPEYIQKVLHNIKFVNATVYDLSKIFNENFFDVVLLIDVIEHLFDTDKAIAEIRKVLRKDGFLVISTPNLSSLANRLLLLFGYQPLGTEVSTNKHYGRPKKYNLREGVAGHIRVFSYKALLEFLKDNGFEVIKAYTVINNWPKEYSLLNHIEKFLITIDKSLGSRILVIGKKV; this is translated from the coding sequence ATGGACGAATCATTTAGGGATTTTTACTCAAGGGAGCGTAGAGTTTATGAGGGTACATTAGAAGAAGAACTAGGAATACGTAAATTCGAAATAGAAAATAAGAGGATGCTATATTATATAATGAGAGAATTAAAATTGTTGTTTCCAAGCGGTATTAATAATGTCCTAGACGTAGGAGGGGGAATTGGAGCGACCTTGTATTCTATAAGCCAATATGTGAAGATAAGTAACGCTTATAGTGTGGATTTATATATACCCCCTGAGTATATACAAAAAGTTTTACATAATATAAAATTTGTAAATGCTACTGTATATGATTTAAGCAAAATATTCAATGAGAATTTTTTTGATGTTGTATTACTAATAGACGTAATAGAACATTTATTTGATACGGATAAAGCAATAGCCGAAATAAGGAAGGTTTTAAGGAAGGATGGCTTCTTAGTAATATCTACTCCTAATCTTTCCTCGTTAGCAAATAGACTATTATTACTTTTTGGGTATCAACCTCTTGGTACAGAAGTATCTACCAATAAACACTATGGGAGACCAAAGAAATACAATTTAAGAGAAGGTGTTGCTGGTCATATAAGGGTGTTTAGTTATAAAGCGTTACTTGAGTTCTTGAAAGATAATGGATTTGAAGTCATAAAAGCATATACTGTAATAAATAATTGGCCTAAAGAGTATAGCCTTTTAAACCACATAGAAAAATTCCTTATAACCATTGATAAATCATTAGGATCAAGAATATTGGTTATAGGAAAGAAAGTATAA
- a CDS encoding glycosyltransferase family A protein, with amino-acid sequence MFSIQIPSLHGKYLREVFESIRLQTFQDYEVVVVNSGGDEISDLIREYGFKEVRKDVKLLEARYLANKESKGDYALLLDETRPLRKDALELLSKNLHDMVIIGERELGESVWVRAAQLDKDNIMYCNSPEAIKGFALPRVFKRELLTLALETLRVNLGDVFSQVVFPDHELIYYEASKLSNDVTIVRDELIYHYGDVKLSDIMRKYYRYGKSLKVLKGTPYSFMTSVSRKRRNICKGGIYDRIVLYTLYSARGIPFLLGEIL; translated from the coding sequence GTGTTCTCAATTCAGATTCCTTCACTTCACGGTAAGTACTTAAGGGAAGTCTTTGAGTCTATTAGGCTCCAAACCTTTCAAGATTATGAAGTAGTTGTAGTTAACTCTGGAGGGGATGAGATAAGTGATTTGATTAGAGAATACGGTTTCAAAGAAGTGAGGAAAGATGTTAAACTTTTGGAAGCCCGTTATTTAGCAAATAAGGAAAGTAAAGGAGATTATGCCCTTTTACTTGATGAGACAAGGCCTTTGAGGAAGGATGCACTAGAACTACTCTCTAAAAACCTCCACGACATGGTTATAATTGGTGAGAGGGAGTTAGGGGAGTCGGTATGGGTTAGGGCAGCTCAGCTCGATAAGGATAACATAATGTACTGTAACTCACCGGAGGCAATTAAGGGATTTGCTTTACCCAGGGTCTTTAAAAGGGAGCTATTAACGCTAGCGTTGGAAACATTGAGGGTAAACTTGGGTGATGTATTTAGTCAAGTAGTGTTCCCAGACCATGAATTGATTTACTATGAGGCTTCGAAGCTTTCTAACGACGTAACGATTGTTAGGGACGAGTTAATTTACCATTACGGTGACGTTAAGCTGAGTGATATTATGAGGAAGTATTATCGTTATGGTAAGAGTTTAAAAGTGCTGAAGGGCACTCCTTATTCTTTCATGACTTCGGTTAGTAGAAAAAGGAGGAACATTTGTAAGGGTGGAATTTACGATAGGATTGTCTTATATACCCTTTACTCTGCGAGAGGGATTCCTTTCTTATTGGGAGAAATTCTATAA
- a CDS encoding oligosaccharide flippase family protein: MNPLSGALKFLSTTLFNSVLALAFFLVAGHLATPSFVGKVAIIQLMETITGAFFSILPFSLVTREVSHSYASSQGYDKLVYTSLSYSLLVSPLLLFLLFFPSYLWMSIPYFVIYLFTNYQGQLLTGLGKFTEVNVGNAVFTISRWGFSIIAIFYHSVELLILIWTLGAVMKVVYYQIYLPFKFSLDKTTFKEIAKVGFPIYLTGIVYFISGQGDRVVTAFLLGSYYLGIYQLVALAAVVPSMLISSFSSSLLPSSTYYYAKGKDMKEISSVSFRIVTLISLPLAILGYAISPLFISKFFPQYVLGIPSMQLLILSLTSTMPLQLLSTFMITVKKDYRPFIIIGIISAAEVVGVSYYLIPRIGIYGAAIAQAFNAIITSLLYLLFSHFQGVFKLERREIAGLALIGLSFLAFINWEVVLIVVLLSFKLLGIISNEEVKVIEGFTPYSLKRITRILYLIAR, from the coding sequence GTGAATCCATTAAGTGGGGCACTCAAATTCCTTTCCACAACGTTATTTAACTCAGTTCTTGCATTAGCATTCTTCCTTGTAGCGGGACACTTAGCTACTCCATCCTTTGTAGGAAAAGTGGCAATAATTCAACTTATGGAGACCATTACTGGAGCATTTTTCTCTATCCTTCCATTTTCACTGGTTACCAGAGAAGTTTCACATTCTTACGCTTCCTCTCAAGGTTATGATAAGCTCGTCTACACATCCCTTTCTTATTCTCTCCTAGTATCTCCCCTCCTCCTTTTCCTCTTGTTCTTTCCGTCATATTTATGGATGTCTATCCCCTATTTCGTGATCTATCTTTTCACAAACTATCAAGGCCAATTGTTAACAGGTTTAGGTAAGTTTACTGAAGTTAATGTAGGTAATGCAGTTTTCACTATTTCCAGGTGGGGTTTTTCAATCATAGCAATTTTCTACCATAGTGTAGAGCTCCTAATATTGATTTGGACTCTGGGGGCTGTAATGAAAGTTGTGTACTATCAAATTTACCTCCCATTCAAGTTCTCTCTTGACAAGACTACGTTTAAGGAAATTGCAAAGGTAGGTTTTCCTATATACTTAACCGGTATCGTTTATTTCATTTCTGGTCAAGGGGACAGGGTAGTTACTGCTTTCCTTTTAGGCTCCTATTACTTGGGTATATACCAGTTAGTAGCCTTAGCTGCGGTTGTTCCATCAATGCTTATCTCATCTTTCTCTTCTTCTCTTCTCCCTTCCTCGACGTATTATTACGCTAAAGGGAAGGACATGAAAGAGATTTCTTCCGTGAGTTTTAGAATTGTTACTCTAATTTCTCTACCTTTAGCTATTTTAGGTTACGCTATTTCCCCTCTTTTCATTTCGAAGTTTTTCCCACAGTACGTTTTAGGAATTCCTTCAATGCAGTTGTTAATTCTGTCCTTAACTTCAACGATGCCGTTACAGCTCTTATCCACTTTTATGATTACCGTAAAAAAGGATTATAGACCTTTCATAATTATAGGCATAATTAGCGCAGCAGAGGTTGTAGGAGTGTCTTATTATCTTATTCCTAGGATAGGTATCTACGGAGCGGCGATTGCTCAAGCTTTTAACGCGATTATTACTTCACTTCTCTACTTACTCTTTTCTCATTTCCAAGGTGTATTCAAACTGGAAAGGAGGGAAATTGCAGGCCTTGCGTTAATAGGTTTATCTTTTTTAGCTTTCATAAATTGGGAAGTAGTATTAATAGTAGTTCTTTTGAGTTTCAAATTGTTAGGAATAATAAGTAATGAAGAAGTTAAGGTAATTGAAGGCTTTACTCCCTATAGTTTAAAGAGGATAACTAGGATTCTTTATTTAATCGCGAGATAG
- a CDS encoding glycosyltransferase — protein MSISVCIVTYNPDTEIVFKIIHILKNARLPIILIDNNSSDKNFLSLLQSVNTIIPLENNVGLGKAYNICCKVSKELGAEWVLFLDQDSLPLEPFSVNEVIEKLKNDAQLYYNTAIVSINSDTATKTISINEDFYLAKYIVGSGMIVKNSVCEKYKFLENLFLYSIDIEYATRLRRAGYYILAYKKQMLKYRIGETYKKYRRRIPRYLSYLLSKLTGKDLINYPFYSNPMRYYIILRNNIYLLTRRKVEITYSKYLPFFVLYLYESLGLKETLKYVLRAIKYGIFGDLDNDNKRIFNLK, from the coding sequence TTGTCTATCTCTGTATGCATAGTTACATATAATCCTGATACTGAAATAGTATTCAAGATTATTCATATCCTAAAAAACGCTCGTCTCCCCATAATTCTAATTGATAATAACTCCTCTGATAAAAACTTTTTAAGCTTATTACAAAGCGTGAACACTATAATACCTTTAGAAAACAATGTTGGTTTAGGTAAAGCATATAATATCTGCTGTAAAGTTTCTAAAGAATTAGGGGCAGAATGGGTATTGTTTCTTGATCAAGATTCATTACCCTTAGAACCTTTTAGTGTTAATGAGGTTATAGAAAAGTTAAAAAATGATGCTCAACTTTATTATAATACAGCAATAGTTTCAATTAATAGCGATACTGCGACTAAAACCATTAGTATCAATGAGGATTTCTATTTAGCTAAGTATATAGTAGGAAGTGGTATGATTGTTAAAAATAGTGTTTGTGAGAAATATAAGTTTCTTGAAAATTTATTTCTATATAGTATAGACATAGAATATGCCACTAGATTACGACGAGCTGGATATTACATACTTGCCTACAAAAAACAAATGCTTAAGTACAGGATTGGAGAGACCTATAAAAAATATAGGAGAAGAATTCCTAGATATCTTAGTTATTTGTTGTCTAAGCTAACTGGAAAAGACTTGATAAATTATCCCTTTTATTCTAATCCAATGAGATATTATATAATTCTGAGGAATAATATATATCTACTAACTCGCCGCAAGGTCGAGATAACTTATTCCAAGTACTTACCCTTCTTTGTATTATATTTGTACGAGAGTTTAGGGTTAAAAGAGACGTTAAAATATGTTTTAAGAGCAATAAAGTATGGAATTTTTGGCGACTTAGATAACGACAACAAAAGAATATTTAATTTGAAGTAG
- a CDS encoding 3'-5' exonuclease, translating to MLIDFGSSNSIDPKDEVKEYNWGDPIPSSGIWKYIETDENTTEEEIISRFYQLLEKLNDIKMIIGFNILRFDIPLLVQRGKELGVKDVKDANFLFYNTFTVDYFQVCLALNNMRFKGNKLEDCASKLEQISGQQIPKRVGKGSDIAQLYKQKKYDEIKDHLYSDLLVIRAIDLIFVDKCRKACQQEHK from the coding sequence ATGTTAATAGACTTTGGGTCCAGCAATTCTATAGATCCTAAAGATGAAGTTAAAGAATATAATTGGGGTGACCCTATCCCGTCATCTGGAATTTGGAAATACATAGAAACCGACGAGAATACCACCGAGGAAGAGATTATCTCAAGGTTCTATCAATTACTTGAAAAACTTAATGATATTAAGATGATAATAGGTTTTAATATACTTAGGTTTGACATTCCATTGCTAGTACAGAGGGGTAAGGAATTAGGCGTAAAGGACGTTAAAGATGCTAACTTCTTATTTTATAATACCTTCACTGTAGACTATTTCCAAGTTTGCTTAGCATTGAACAACATGAGATTTAAAGGAAATAAACTAGAGGACTGCGCTTCTAAATTGGAACAGATATCCGGTCAACAGATACCGAAAAGAGTAGGTAAGGGTTCGGATATAGCACAACTTTATAAACAGAAAAAATACGATGAAATTAAGGATCATTTATACTCAGATCTGTTAGTCATAAGGGCAATAGACTTAATATTTGTTGATAAATGCCGGAAAGCTTGCCAGCAAGAGCACAAGTAG